In one Culex quinquefasciatus strain JHB chromosome 2, VPISU_Cqui_1.0_pri_paternal, whole genome shotgun sequence genomic region, the following are encoded:
- the LOC119766343 gene encoding uncharacterized protein LOC119766343: MLALEQQLMEQQLAAEKQFQEQQKKNKEDFEAKMAQLKAEAKNESGSDTSGTEKESSSSDDEQEKAEVEPPKQLRGPTKAQLTARQFLARKLPVFTGRCEEWPMFISSYETSNLACGFSNVENLARLQDSIREPALTNVRSLLLLPEKVPAAIETLRMLYGRPEQLLNTLLIKVRKADSPRSDRLESFIYFGVVVQQLVDHLEATHMNDHLVNPLLIRELVEKLPAGSKLEWIRFKKLKKHVSLRTFADFLSDIVTDASEATLFTEPQLQHQPQSRRDAKPKAGSRTHESYLHTHAAAENSGDTNHAGVNNKRPCRICDRTDHRVRNCEKFKQLKLEDRLDAVKKWQLCKLCLNEHGSARCWMNFRCNVGNCKERHNALLHSDVPATVVNCNAHDVRTRQPVIFRMIPVTLYNGGRSVNIIAFLDEGASYTLVDESITKLLNVRGAVQPLRIMWTAGRVSTQFQIKNAHTVNELKLPEQTVCFADVVKEYNHLHDLPVADYRGAPKILIGLKDLHLYAPLESRIGGAGEPIAVKSKLGWTIYGPHENNAPAAGFVGHHACHQVSNQALHDLLKNQYLLEETDISMALLPESDEDKRARSILESTTVRNGDRYETGLLWKADDTSFPDSYVMALKRLKSLERKLLKNDSLYDNVRRQIVEYQQKGYAHKASQQELAACDPRKVWYLPLNVVTHPKKPEKVRLVWDAAATVAGVSLNSQLLKGPDMLTSLPSVIFRFRERPVGFGGDIREMYHQLRIRKEDTNAQRFLFRNDPTAEPEVYIMDVATFGATCSPCAAQFVKNKNAEEFSKQYPAAAKAIVENHYVDDYYDSASTVDEAIQRAKEVRFIHSKAGFEIRNWVASSSEVVRALGEKEADQKVHLSQNKTTGYERVLGIVWNTSTDEFLFSAEMREDLERYLKGELRPTKRVVSSCVMSLFDPQGFLISFTIFGRILIQDLWRAGCDWDKAVDDEAWEKWKRWVSRLQEVEGVRIPRYYFQGAHDLNYETLELHVFCDASQCAYGAVAFFWIMSSMGPICALVSGKSKVAPLKLLSIPRLELQSDVVGSRLMNFVQENHTLKIAERFIWSDSEVALSWIHSDQRKYKQFVAFRVGEILTLTKQSEWRKVPSKLNLADMLTKWDKKHSFGPDGPWSRAPEFIEEAKRLWAISKQQVQLNTPEEMRASVLYHSIIVTEQIIDPQNFSRWTVMVRSVACLARFRSNCRRKAKSLPIEALPLSKAMKGLVKRTVPAVPVPLKREEYQMAETYLWRWAQADYFPDEVTTLLKNLELPADKKLPLEKSSVLYKLTPFLDEQKVMRVDGRLERATMIPFEVRFPVILPKGHPVTTKLLEYYHQKMGHAYFETAINELRQRFFIPNLRAELKRVMTACVKCKVEKSVPAIPRMAPLPVQRVTPHQRAFSYTGVDYFGPVAVTVGRRSEKRWVSLFTCLTTRAIHLEVVHSLTTQSCVMAIRRFACRRGMPIEFFSDNGTNFQGASKEIVRVDAECREEFTDARTSWNFNPPSAPHMGGAWERLVRSVKEALKAFDDGRKLTDEVLLTSLAEAEDLINTRPLTYLSSEAGSTEALTPNHFLRGVTANDGAQRAEPTSPAEALRDSYKRSQLLADCFWKRWIAEYLPTLNQRTKWHAEAEPIACGDVVYVLEGANRANWVRGIVTEVFKGADGRIRQAMVRTSRGELKRPVSKLAVLEIQERKTGAKEAPPTRVTGRGDVGTAMNHPSAARETRQAKGNAQ, from the exons ATGCTGGCCCTTGAGCAGCAGCTCATGGAGCAACAACTCGCTGCCGAGAAGCAGTTCCAGGAACAGCAGAAGAAGAATAAGGAAGATTTTGAGGCCAAGATGGCACAACTGAAGGCCGAGGCAAAGA ACGAGTCCGGCTCGGACACTAGCGGAACGGAGAAGGAATCCAGTTCGTCGGATGATGAGCAGGAAAAAGCGGAAGTAGAACCACCCAAGCAGCTACGGGGGCCAACGAAGGCGCAGCTTACAGCCCGCCAGTTCTTGGCCAGAAAACTGCCCGTATTCACTGGACGCTGCGAGGAGTGGCCAATGTTTATAAGCAGCTACGAGACGTCGAACCTGGCCTGCGGATTTTCGAACGTCGAGAACCTCGCCAGACTGCAAGACAGCATTCGGGAGCCAGCGTTGACCAACGTGCGCAGCCTACTGTTGCTGCCCGAGAAGGTCCCGGCGGCGATCGAAACTCTTCGCATGCTGTACGGCCGGCCCGAACAGCTTCTCAACACGCTGCTGATCAAGGTACGGAAGGCTGACTCTCCCAGGTCGGATCGTCTGGAGTCGTTCATTTACTTCGGCGTCGTGGTCCAGCAGCTCGTAGACCACCTCGAGGCCACCCACATGAACGATCACCTGGTCAACCCACTGTTGATCCGAGAGCTGGTGGAGAAACTACCCGCCGGGTCGAAACTCGAATGGATTCggttcaagaagctgaagaagcaCGTCTCGCTCCGAACTTTCGCTGACTTCCTATCGGACATCGTGACTGACGCTAGCGAGGCCACACTGTTCACCGAACCGCAGCTGCAACATCAGCCGCAGTCTCGCAGAGACGCCAAACCAAAAGCTGGATCCAGAACGCACGAAAGCTACCTTCACACTCACGCTGCTGCGGAGAATAGCGGAGACACAAACCATGCCGGTGTAAACAACAAAAGACCATGCAGGATTTGTGATCGCACCGACCATCGAGTCCGCAACTGTGAGAAGTTCAAGCAGCTGAAATTGGAGGATCGTTTGGACGCAGTCAAGAAGTGGCAACTCTGCAAGCTGTGCCTGAATGAGCACGGGTCTGCCCGCTGCTGGATGAACTTCAGGTGCAACGTGGGAAACTGCAAGGAACGGCACAACGCACTTCTGCACAGCGACGTCCCTGCAACGGTCGTCAACTGCAACGCTCACGATGTGCGGACCAGACAACCGGTGATCTTCAGGATGATTCCGGTCACGCTGTACAACGGCGGCAGATCGGTCAACATTATCGCGTTTCTGGACGAGGGAGCTTCGTACACGTTGGTGGACGAGTCCATCACGAAGTTGCTGAACGTCCGCGGCGCAGTTCAACCGCTGCGCATTATGTGGACCGCTGGA AGGGTGTCGACTCAGTTCCAGATCAAGAACGCCCACACCGTGAACGAGCTGAAGCTTCCGGAACAAACCGTGTGCTTCGCCGACGTCGTCAAGGAGTACAATCATCTGCACGATCTCCCGGTGGCAGATTACCGCGGCGCGCCGAAGATCTTGATTGGCTTGAAGGATCTGCACCTGTACGCGCCTCTCGAGTCTCGCATCGGCGGCGCTGGAGAACCAATCGCTGTAAAGTCGAAACTTGGATGGACGATCTACGGTCCCCACGAGAACAACGCGCCAGCAGCTGGATTCGTAGGTCATCATGCTTGTCACCAAGTCTCTAACCAAGCCCTGCATGATCTCCTGAAGAACCAGTACCTCCTTGAGGAAACTGACATCTCCATGGCGCTGCTGCCAGAATCGGACGAGGACAAGCGAGCCAGGTCGATTCTGGAGTCAACGACGGTGCGGAACGGAGATCGATACGAAACCGGCCTGTTATGGAAAGCGGACGACACAAGTTTCCCCGACAGCTACGTGATGGCGCTGAAAAGGTTGAAATCCCTGGAAAGAAAGCTGCTGAAGAACGACTCGCTGTACGACAACGTGCGGCGCCAAATCGTCGAGTATCAACAGAAGGGCTACGCGCACAAGGCCTCCCAGCAAGAACTGGCTGCGTGCGATCCGCGAAAGGTGTGGTACTTGCCGCTGAACGTGGTGACGCACCCCAAGAAGCCGGAGAAAGTACGTCTCGTGTGGGACGCGGCCGCTACTGTGGCGGGAGTCTCGCTCAACAGCCAGCTGCTCAAGGGGCCGGACATGCTAACGTCGCTTCCTTCCGTGATCTTTCGATTCCGTGAACGTCCTGTCGGATTCGGTGGTGATATCAGGGAAATGTATCACCAGCTGCGCATACGAAAGGAGGATACAAACGCCCAGAGGTTCCTGTTCCGGAACGACCCAACGGCCGAGCCTGAGGTGTACATCATGGACGTCGCCACCTTCGGGGCAACTTGCTCGCCGTGTGCCGCGcagtttgtgaaaaacaagaacgCGGAGGAGTTCTCGAAGCAGTATCCCGCGGCGGCGAAGGCAATCGTGGAGAACCATTATGTTGACGACTACTACGACAGCGCGTCGACGGTCGACGAAGCGATTCAGCGGGCGAAGGAGGTCAGATTCATCCACTCGAAAGCGGGCTTCGAGATCCGTAATTGGGTGGCCAGTTCAAGTGAGGTTGTCCGCGCGCTGGGCGAGAAGGAAGCCGATCAGAAAGTTCATCTCAGCCAAAACAAGACGACCGGTTACGAACGAGTGCTGGGCATTGTGTGGAACACGAGCACCGACGAGTTCTTGTTCTCGGCCGAGATGAGAGAGGATCTGGAGCGGTACTTGAAAGGAGAGCTGCGGCCCACGAAGCGGGTGGTGTCGAGCTGCGTAATGAGCCTGTTCGACCCTCAAGGTTTTCTGATCTCGTTCACGATCTTCGGGCGGATTTTGATCCAGGACTTGTGGCGGGCTGGCTGTGATTGGGACAAGGCGGTCGACGACGAAGCCTGGGAGAAATGGAAGCGCTGGGTGAGTCGCCTGCAAGAAGTCGAAGgcgttcgaatcccgcggtacTACTTCCAGGGCGCGCACGATCTGAACTACGAGACGTTGGAGCTTCATGTGTTCTGCGACGCGAGTCAGTGCGCTTACGGTGCTGTCGCCTTCTTCTGGATTATGTCGTCGATGGGCCCAATCTGCGCGCTCGTGTCCGGGAAGTCAAAAGTGGCACCGCTGAAGCTGCTCAGCATCCCACGCTTGGAACTGCAGTCAGATGTGGTCGGTTCGAGACTCATGAACTTCGTGCAGGAGAACCACACCCTCAAGATTGCGGAACGGTTCATCTGGTCAGACTCTGAAGTTGCTTTGTCGTGGATCCATTCTGACCAGCGAAAGTATAAGCAATTCGTTGCCTTTCGCGTCGGCGAAATTCTGACACTGACCAAGCAGAGCGAGTGGCGGAAGGTGCCATCAAAGCTGAATCTGGCAGACATGCTCACCAAGTGGGACAAAAAGCACAGTTTCGGGCCGGACGGGCCATGGTCACGAGCGCCGGAATTCATCGAAGAAGCCAAGAGACTGTGGGCCATCTCGAAGCAGCAGGTGCAGCTGAACACGCCCGAGGAGATGCGAGCGAGTGTGCTGTACCACAGCATCATTGTCACCGAGCAAATCATCGATCCTCAAAACTTCTCTCGCTGGACGGTGATGGTAAGATCCGTGGCGTGCCTGGCTCGATTTCGCTCCAATTGTCGCAGAAAAGCAAAGAGTTTGCCGATCGAAGCACTTCCCCTTTCGAAGGCGATGAAGGGGCTCGTGAAAAGGACCGTGCCAGCAGTTCCAGTCCCGCTGAAGAGGGAAGAATACCAGATGGCGGAAACATACTTGTGGAGATGGGCGCAAGCGGACTACTTCCCGGACGAGGTGACAACCCTTCTTAAAAACCTCGAACTCCCCGCGGACAAGAAGCTACCCCTGGAGAAGAGCAGCGTGCTGTACAAGCTGACCCCGTTCCTGGATGAGCAGAAAGTGATGCGAGTTGACGGTCGACTTGAGCGAGCTACCATGATTCCGTTTGAGGTTCGCTTTCCCGTCATCCTGCCCAAAGGTCATCCAGTGACAACGAAGCTGCTGGAGTACTATCACCAGAAGATGGGCCACGCGTACTTCGAGACGGCAATCAACGAGCTTCGGCAGCGTTTCTTTATCCCGAACCTACGAGCCGAGCTGAAGCGGGTGATGACGGCGTGCGTGAAGTGCAAGGTGGAGAAAAGCGTACCGGCGATCCCGAGAATGGCACCACTTCCAGTCCAGCGTGTGACTCCACATCAGCGGGCGTTCAGCTACACCGGGGTCGACTACTTCGGCCCAGTAGCAGTGACGGTCGGGCGGCGTTCCGAAAAGCGTTGGGTCAGCCTCTTCACGTGTTTGACCACGCGTGCCATCCATCTAGAAGTCGTGCATAGCTTGACCACACAGTCGTGCGTCATGGCTATCAGACGATTCGCTTGCCGGAGAGGAATGCCCATCGAGTTCTTTAGCGACAACGGCACGAACTTCCAGGGCGCGAGTAAGGAGATCGTACGCGTGGACGCGGAATGCAGAGAAGAGTTCACCGACGCCAGAACGAGCTGGAACTTCAACCCACCATCAGCGCCGCACATGGGCGGGGCCTGGGAGAGGCTTGTGAGGTCGGTCAAGGAAGCTCTGAAGGCGTTCGACGACGGGAGGAAGCTGACGGACGAGGTGTTGCTGACCAGTTTGGCGGAAGCGGAGGATCTCATCAACACACGTCCGCTGACGTATCTGTCATCCGAAGCAGGATCAACCGAAGCTCTTACGCCCAACCATTTCTTGCGAGGAGTGACGGCCAACGATGGAGCTCAACGCGCCGAACCGACCAGTCCAGCTGAAGCTCTCCGAGACAGCTACAAGCGGTCGCAACTCCTTGCTGACTGTTTTTGGAAACGCTGGATTGCGGAGTACCTTCCGACCCTGAACCAACGGACGAAGTGGCACGCGGAGGCGGAGCCTATCGCATGTGGAGATGTCGTCTACGTCTTGGAAGGCGCTAACCGCGCCAACTGGGTCCGGGGCATCGTGACGGAGGTCTTCAAGGGTGCCGATGGACGCATTCGGCAGGCGATGGTGAGGACAAGCAGAGGAGAGCTGAAGCGGCCGGTTAGCAAACTGGCGGTGCTAGAGATTCAGGAGCGTAAAACTGGTGCGAAGGAGGCTCCTCCCACCAGAGTTACGGGTCGGGGCGATGTTGGCACCGCGATGAACCATCCTAGCGCAGCACGTGAAACACGACAGGCAAAAGGGAACGCACAATAA